The genomic DNA CCGGTGCAAACGGTCGCCGCCGCCGCCGCTACCGGGTGTGACTCCGCGCGCCCGTCGGTCAGCGCCTTCTACGGTCCGGCGGCCAGCGAGATCTACGACAACGCGTTCCACAACGCCTTCGCGATCCCGAATCTGCCCGCGGGCTACACGCCGCAGGGCATGACCACCTGGCCGCTGCCCAATGGGTCGAGCCTGCTCATTCTCGGCGAGTACAAGAAGAAGCACGACTCGCTTCTGGTCGCCATCGACCCCTCCACCGGGCACAGCTACGGCACCGTGAAGATCGCCGAGGCGCACCTGGGTGGCATCGCCATCGTCGGTAACTGGCTGTTCGCGCAGGACAAGCCGAACACCAACCACGAAAAGGTCCGCAAGTACGACATGGGCAAGCTCGCGAAGGCGTTTCTCTCCTCGCACAACACCGGCGTCTACCCGTACGTGGGCAAGACCGGTGCGCTGCAGCCGGTGTACTGGGCCAGCTTCATGAGCTCCTACGGCGGCCATCTCTACACCGGCCACCACGGCATCAAGGACGTCCTGATGTACGAGTACTCGGTGGACTCCACCGGCACCCTGCACAAGAAGCACACGTATCAGTCCCCGCCGTTGACCGATGGTGTCGTGGTCACCGGCGATCGCTTCATCTTCATCAGCCACACCGATGCCCCGGACACCTTCGGCACCATGACCATCACCGGGCGGCACGCCCACCTGAGTGACGCGTCGATCCGGTGCTTCGCGATGCCCAACCTCGGGGAGGGCACGGTGCTCGACCACGGCACCCTGTACACGGCCTTCGAGAGCGGCTCAGTCGGTAGCCACCCGACGGCCGCCGATCGCATCAACGACGTGCACGGAGCTTCCTACACCCTGTTGTCCCAATTGCTGGGCAGCTGAGCGGACCCCCGGGGCGGATCTCGCGGCGCGCCGTTCGTTGTTCCCCGGACGGCAACGTGTCCGACCTACTATCGAGACCAGCCGCCGGGGAAGGCAGTAGTTGCGCGCATGATCCGCTTGGAGAACGTCAGCAAGACCTATCCCAGCCAGGACCAACCTGCGCTGCGCGATGTCTCCTTGGAGATCGCCAAGGGCGAGTTCGTGTTCCTCGTCGGCGCGTCCGGGTCGGGTAAGTCGACGTTTCTGCGTCTGGTGCTCAAGGAGGAGCGGCCCACCACCGGGTCGATTCATGTGCTGGGCAAGGATTTGTCCCGGTTGTCGAACTGGAAGGTGCCCACGCTGCGCCGGCAGATCGGCACGGTGTTCCAGGACTTCCGGCTGCTGCCGAACAAGACGGTCAACGAGAACGTGGCCTTCGCGCTGGAGGTACTCGGCAAGTCCCGCGGCGTGGTGCGCAAAGTGGTGCCCGAGGTGCTGGAACTGGTCGGCCTGGCCGACAAGGCCGACCGCATGCCCGACGAGCTGTCCGGCGGTGAGCAGCAGCGGGTGGCGATCGCCCGCGCGTTCGTCAACCGCCCGCTGATCCTGATCGCGGACGAGCCCACCGGGAACCTGGACCCGAACACCTCGGTGGGCATCATGAAGCTGCTGGACCGGATCAACCGCACCGGCACTACCGTGCTGATGGCCACGCACGATCAGGCCATCGTGGACCAGATGCGCAAGCGGGTGATCGAACTGGAACTCGGCCGGATGGTGCGCGACCAGCACCGCGGCGTTTACGGATACAGCGCATGAGAGTTTCCTTTGTCACCAGCGAAATCACCACGGGGTTGCGGCGCAACCTGACCATGACGATCGCCGTGGTGATCACCACCGCGGTGGCGTTGTCGCTGTTCGGCCTGGCCATGTTGACCGGCAAGCAGGTCAACACCATGAAGGACTACTGGTACGACAAGGTCGAGGTCTCGCTGTTCCTCTGCCTGCCCGACTCGGGCACCGCGAGTTGTCGCAGCGGCGTGGTCACCGACTCGCAGCGCAACGAGATCCGCGCGGATCTGGACAAGCTGCGGCCGCTGGTTGCCGAGGTGTTCTACGAGTCCAAGACGCAGGCCTACGAACGGTTCAAGCAGCAGTTCAAGGGCTCCTCGATCGCCGACAACATCACCCCGGAACAGATGCCGGAGTCCTTCCGGGTGAAGCTGTCCGATCCCACCAAGTACGACATCATCTACAGCGCGTTCAACGGCCGACCCGGCATCGAGCAGGTGCAGGACCAGCGCAAGGTGCTGCAGCCGTTCTTCCGGGTGCTGCACGCGGTGTCCGTGGGCGCGCTGCTGCTGGCCGGCATCATCCTGGCCGCGGCGCTGCTGCTGATCATCAACACCATTCGAATATCGGCGTTCTCCCGGCGTCGGGAGACCAGCATCAAGCGGCTGGTGGGCGCCTCCAACCTGTCCATCCGGTTGCCGTTCATCCTCGAGGGCGCGGTGGCCGGGGGGATCGGCGCGGTGCTGGCCACCGTGCTGGTGGTGCTCGCCAAGTGGGCCGGGGTGGACCACTACCTGGAGCCGAACTTCCAGTTCACCGCCTGGATCAGCTGGAGTGCGGTGGTCTCCACGGTGCCCTGGCTGTTCCTGTTCGGCGTCGGGGTGTCCTCCCTCGTTTCCGCGATCACGCTGCGTCGCTACCTGCGCGTGTAGAACCTTCGGGCTTTCTCAACTCGCGGCGCGCCTGCGCGTTCTGCACAGCCTCCGTTGTTACCAATGGGGATAGCGGGGCTGTTGTGACGAGCGGTGGGGGCTGGCAGTGGAGTGGCAAAGGGCAGGTGTGACGGCGCTGATCATGGCGGTCCTCGGGGCCACGGGCGCCCCGGCCGCGCTGGCCCACGACGGCGGCGACCCGGGCGCGCGCAAGCGCAAGGTGGACTCCAAGGTGCACACGCTGCACCAGCAGGTCAACGACAGCGCCACCAAGGTCGCCTCCGCATCGACCGCGCTGGCCACAGCCAATGCCCAACTGCCGCACGCCCGCGCGGCGTTGACCTCGGCGCGCGGCGCGCAGGTCGCCGCGCAATCCGCCGCGGCGGCCGCGACCGCGAGAGTGACCGCAACCGCCATGGAGACGCTGCGGGTCGCCCGGGTCTACGACAACATCTCCGCCGACCTGCTCGGCCACCGCGACGCCGCCGGTGCGCTGGCCCGCCAGGCCTACGAGGGCGGCGACATGGCGCGGCTGGGCATGGTGCTGGGCGCCCGCTCGCCGGAGGACTTCACCTCGGGACTGGCCTATGTGCAGGCGGTGAGCCGTTCGGAGCGGCTCATTCTGCAGACGCTCGACGGCTACCAGCGTGAACTGGCCATGCGCGAGGCCAAACTCGCGGCGCTGAAGATCGCCGCCGGCTCCGCACAGCACGACGCTGCCGATGCGGCGATCCGCAGCGTGGCCGCCACCACCACCGCCGCCGCCGCCTCCGACGCGGTGGACGCGCTGGTCGCACAACGCACTCAGGCACTGTCCGACGCGCAGAAACTGAAGGCCGCCCTGGAGGCGGAGTTCGCCGAGGAGAGGGCGGAATCCGACCGGCTCGCCAGGATCATCGCCGCGCGCGCCGCGGCGGCCCGCCGCGCGCTGAAGGGTGGGCGTCTGCCGCTCGGCGACGGCATCCTGTCTTTCCCGGTGATCGGTCCGATCACCTCGCCGTTCGGCATGCGCTACCACCCGATCCTGCACCGCTGGAAGTTGCACACCGGCACCGATTTCGGGGTGCCCACCGGTACCGCGGTGCACACCGCAATGGATGGCGTCGTGCTGCAGGCCTACTACAACCGCGCCTACGGCTACCGGGTGATCGTCGACCACGGCTTCGTCAACGGCGTCTACCTGGTCACCACCTACAACCACATGAGCCGCTGGATCGTGCACAAGGGCCAGCACCTCAGGCGCGGACAGGTGCTCGGCTACTCCGGTGCCACCGGTTGGGCCACCGGTCCGCACCTGCATTTCGAGGTGCTGGTGGACGGCAAGTTCACCAACCCCATGCGCTGGCTGCATTAGGTCCTCGCCCCTCGTAGAGTTGCCCGCCATGGCACGCGAGAAGGGGCGCAAGGTGATCGCCCAGAACAAGAAGGCGCGCCACGACTACCACATCGAGGACGTCTACGAGGCCGGGCTGGTGCTGACCGGCACGGAGGTCAAGTCGTTGCGGGCCGGCCGGGCGTCGTTGGTCGACGGCTTCGCGACCTTTCGCGACGGCGAGATGTTCCTGCACGCGGTGCACATTCCCGAGTACAACCAGGGCACCTGGACCAACCACGAGCCGCGCCGGGTGCGCAAGCTGCTGCTGAACCGCGCGGAGATCGATCGTTGGCAGCAGAAGACCAAGGACTCGGGGCTGACCGTCGTGCCGCTGTCGCTGTACTTCTCCGACGGCCGGGCCAAGGTCGAGATCGCGCTGGCCCGGGGCAAGAAGCTGCACGACAAGCGGCAGGCGCTGGCCGAGCGGCAGGCCACCCGGGAGATGGCCCGCGAACTGAACCGGCGCAACCGCGGCGGTCGGGAACGCGAGGACTGACCGGGCCGGAGAACGGCCCGCCCGCAGTGATCCGGACGGGCCGTCGCGCTGCTTGCTTCAGCGACTAGAAGCCGCCGCCACCGCCGCCGCCCCCGCCGTGGCCGTGCGAGTCGCCGCCGCCACTGCCCGCGTGGGAGTGGCTGTGCCCTCTCGAGCTATGCGAACGGTGCGAGCTGTGCGCGGGCACGCTGCCGCCGTTCATCATGTCCAGGGCCTCGGTCAGATCATTGGCCAGCAGGCCGGTGAGGCCCAGGCCGAAGATCCGGCTCATCGAGTCCGGGTGGTCCTGCACCGCGAACACCTCGGCGCCGCGCCGCTCGGCCCGGGCCACCAGGCCGCTGCTGACCGGGACGTTGTACGGGATGAGCACCGGCCAGTCGGTGTTCCAACCGTCGGGGTTGCTGAACACGTAGCCGACCCGCCCCGCGCCCGCGGCCCGCATGGTGCGCAGCGTTGCCTCAGTGCTGCCGATGATCGTGGTCCGGTCGTTGGCCATCCGGTTGGCGCTGATCGTGTTGACGATCCGCCCTGCCTCGCTCGGGCTGGAGTCCTTGACGTGGACGAACGCGCGCAGCGTGTTGGAGTGGCTGCGGATGAACGCCATCGCAGTGTTCAGGCTGGGCACCCGCTCGCCGCGGAAGCGGCCGGAGAACCAGCTGCCCGCGTCGCAGTGCTCGAGCTCGCGATAGGTGAAGCTGTCCACGAAGCCGCGGCAGTTGGTGGTCCGGGTCACCGTGTCGTCGTGCATGAGCACCGGGACGCCGTCCTTGGTGAACCGCACGTCGAACTCCACCCCATCGGCCCCCGCCCGGATGGAGTGCGAAATCGCGGCGATGGTGGACTCCGGTGCCCGGTCGTAGCCGCCGCGGTGCGCGATGACCAGCCCGCCGTGGTGCGAAGCGGACGCGTTGGCCGCGCCGAAACTCAGCACCGAACCGGCCACCAGGCCGGCCAGAGCCAAACCACGAGCGGCTTTGCCGCCCCACCCCTTGATGGCCATCTTCTTCGTCCTCACTCGACTCGATGCAGCGACGCGGTGAGGTCGATGGTGAGGCCAATCACGGCGGGAGCGGTGCCCGGTTCGCGAAAAATGCCCGGTTTTTGGCTCACCCGTGGACAAAGAGGGCCCCTGTGGCCTGTGGGAGCACTGAGACGTGAGAGGTGATCTGATCCGAGCCGGGACGGGTCATGCCGCGGCAGTACCCGATCTCGGATCATTGTCACGTCGTTCGGCCGGTCGCTTTCCGAAACCGTCGCTGTGCGGCACGGGCGCTGCCCCCCGCGAACCCGTGGTGCTCTGGGTGTGGTCGGCGAGCGTCGACAGGGCCTTGCCCAGCGAGTTGGCCATGTAGCCGTTCAGGTGCAGGCCGGGCACCGTGCCGACCCGGATCGGGCGGTTCTGCACGGCGATCACGAAGTGCCCCGCGCGCTGTGCCCGGGCGACCAGGGCTGCGGTGATCGGGGTGTTGAACGGGATCAGCACCGGGTACTTCGCCCGCCAGTAGCTGGGCCGGCTGAAGATCAGCCCGCAGCGCTTGGAGCCGGCCTTCGTCAGCCGGTCGAGGATGGCGGTTTCGTCCGCGATGGTGGTCGTGGTGTGTCCGTCGTTGAGCCCGTAGCGATTCAGCGCGGCCACAATGCTGCGCGCCTGGGCCGCCGTGTCCGCCTGCTTGACGTGGACGTACGCATTGCCGTGCGCGCGGGCCACCACGGCCAGCGCCTCGTAGAGGTTCGGTACCGGCTCGCCGCGCTTGGAGACGCAGTGGCGCAGTTGCGCGTAGGTGTATTTCTCCACCGCGCCCGAGCAGTTCGTGGTGCGGTCCAACGTCTCGTCGTGCATGACCACCGGGACCTGGTCGGAGCTGAAGTGCACGTCGAACTCCACGGCCTGCGCGCCGGTCTGGAACGAGTGGGCGAGGCCGGCCAGGGTGTTCTCCGGGGCCCAGTCGTTGCCGCCGCGGTGGCCGATCACCTGCAGGTACGACAGGTCGTAGGTGGTCGGCTTGGCCACGGGACCGGTGTCGGCGGCGTGGAACGCGCCCGGCACTGTGCCGCCCTGGGCCTTCGAGGCGTTCCATGCCAACAGCGGAGTCATCGCCAGCGCGGCGACCAACAAGTTCGTTCCGATCAGCGGTCCCCGGCGCATGACCCTCCCCCCATCGCCTCCCCACGATCTTGATGTGGACCGAATGGGTGCGTAGGGGAATTCCGTCATCAACCCTCTGTGGCCGGCAGTAATTCGACCTTTTGCCGTAACCAATTCCGGCCGGTCACGGCGCAACGGGCGATTGTCTCCGATATCGCGACTTATCGGAACGTCGCGAGTACCGTCAGGAGTCGCCGGTGCCGGTCGAGGACTCGCCGTCGTCGGAATTCGAGCTGAGCGTTGGCGAGTACCCGGCCGGGCCGTCCGTGGTGGGTCGGTAACGGCCCAGCCGTTCCAACACCTGGTCGATGTGGTTGGCGAAGAAGCCATCCAGGCCGTAGTTGCGGTGAACCAGCTGGTCGAGGGTCAGCCCGTGATTCTGCACGGTCATCACGAAGGCGCCGTGCCGGTGCGCGCGGGCCACCAGCCTGCGGGTGACCACGGTGTTGTAGGCCAGCAGGACCGGGTACGGGGCATCCCAGCCCTCCGGGTTGTTGAACACCAGTCCGAGGTGATTGGAGCCGGCCTCGTACATCCGATGCAGGATCGTCGGATTGTCCGCGATGGTGGTCGCCCAGGTGCCGTCGTTGAGACCGTACTTGTCGATCTCGCCCATGATGGTCTCGGCCTGCCATTGGTTGTTGACCAGCTTGCAGTGCACGAACACCAGGATGTGGCCCTGCGCAATGACCTGCAGGGCTTCGTCCAGAGTCGGCACGTTCTGGCCGCCACCGGCGTCGCATTGCTCGAGTTCGGCCAATGTGTAGTCGGCGATCGGGCCCCTGCAGTTGGTGGTGCGGTTCATGGTGGGGTCGTGCATGACCACCGGGATGTGGTCGGCGGTCCACCACACGTCGAACTCAATGGCCTGTGCGCCCGCGGCGATCGCGTGCCGGAAGGTGACCAGCGTGGACTCCGGACCCCAGTCGTCGCCGCCACGGTGGGCCACGATCAACATCCGGTGAGTACGCACCGCCTGCGCCGGTCCGGTGGCCAACGCGGTGGTGGTGATCACCGCACCGGCCAACAAGCCCATGCCCCAGGGTCGGCACCGCTGGCGCTTGCTCATTCCATCGCCCTTTTCGCATGCATTTCATAATCAGTCGACATGCATTTCTCACATCATCTGATTAGCACTCAGAAGCCGCAGGTCACGGCCCATCCGACGTTATTCGCCGAGCGCGGAATGGAAATGCGTCGAGCTATTTGCTGACGATTATTTTGCGGTCACCGTGGGTGGATTCGTGCGCAGATGCGGATCCTGTGCCGGTTTGCCCAACCCGGCGCCACGCGCTATCGTTGACTGCACAACTCAACAGGGGGTGATCGGTTTCGACTGCGGATGTCGTTGCAGGAGAAGCGGGCCGAGGATGCGGGGACGATCTCGTTAACCATGCCTCGCAAAAAAATAAGCGCCAAGGTTAATAACCAGCGCGACCTCGCTCTTGCTGCCTAGTCAGTAGAGCCACAGGAGGTCTGTCAGCCCGGGGAGTGCCTTCGACCCGGTGTCTGGCATCAGCGAGAGGGCTCACGCCGACACCCGGTCACGGGGTGGACGCGGACATCAAACAGTGACTGAGCCTGTCGAGGAGCATGCCTGCCTGACTCCTCGGGGCTGAGAAAATCGTTGGCAGGATGCGCCCGGAGAAGGCCTGGATCGGTGCCGTAGGACGCGGGTTCAATTCCCGCCACCTCCACTCGGGGTGAGGTGTGCTCGCGGAAAGCGCGAGCCACCTCGTTCCGGATCACATCGCGATGCTCCGCATCGCGAACGGGTCGCGACGCTTCGCGCGCGACCCCCGGTCGCCCCTGGTTCGGCACCCGCGTCTCGTGGCATGTGCCGTTGCTCATTCATGAGCGCAGCGCGCACTGTCATACCCGGGGCGTCATTCTCGGGGCGGATTTGGGCCTTCGGATGACGCCTGGCGTATGAGAGAACTCGCTGCGCTCATGAATGATCGGGCGGCGGGCGCACCCCCGGCACGCAGCAGGGCCCGGTGGCTGCTGCCACCGGGCCCTCGTCGCGTGCGCAGTGTGGCGTCAGGCGCCGCCGGTGCCGGTGGCAGTGTCGCCGCTGGAGCCGGGGGTGAGCTTTTTGAGCTGGTCGTTGACGTCGGCCAGGGCGCCCTCGAGCTTGAGCAGGGCACGGGACAGGTCCATGGCCATGAAGCCGTTCAGGTGCAGGGCAGGAACGTCGCCGACGCTCATCGGGCGGCCCTCCACGCCGACCACGAACCGGCCCTTCTGCTGCGCCTTGGCCACCAGCGAAGGAGTCACCGTGACGTTGTACGGCACCAGCACCGAGTAGTTCGCGTCCCAGTACTTGGGGTCGTTGAACACCAGGCCGCGACGGTGGGAGCCGGCTTTCTTGAGCCTGTACAGGATCGACGTGTTCGACGCGATCGTGGTGACGGTCTTGCCGTCGTTGAGGTGGTACTTGTTGATCGCGCGCATGACCTTGTTGGCCTCGGACTGGGTGTCGGCGACCTTCACGTGCACATAGGCCTGCTTGTGCTCCTTGGCGACGGCCTTGAGCACCTCGTAGATATTCGGCACCCGACTGCCGTCCTGGGTCTTGCACGTGCGCAGCTTCGCGTAGGTGATCTTCGAGACGTCGCCGTGGCAATTGGTCGTCGTGGTCTCCAGCAGCGCGTCGTGCAGCACCACCGTGCGGTGGTCCTTGGTGAACATCACGTCGAACTCGATACCGTCGGCGACCGAGAGCGCGTGCAGGAGCGTGTTCAACGAGTTGACGGTGCCGTAGTCGTCGCCGCCGCGGTGACCGACGATCTGCAGGTCGGCCAAAGATGGGCTGCTCTTCGCCTGCGCCGCCGTGCCGCCGGCGAGCGTGGTGCCCGCGGCCACCGCCAGGACGAGGCCTGCCCGCACGCCCAGGGCCACGCCGCTGCGTCCGCGCCCGGTGCGGACTTCGACCGCCGCCCCCTTTAGTTGCACGTCTTGCATTCCGATCTCCTCCCCAGGGGTATGCGCGTCCGCCGCTGCGCGCTGTGTTCAATCCGAGGGTGAAGATCCTGGGCTTGGCTGAAGGTGGAATAAACGTCGTCTTGACGTGGCCATACCGGATCCACGCCATATTCTCATTGTTCTCCCGGGCTAACGGGTTGCTATTACGACATCGACGCATATGTCCGTCGAAGATCGAGTTTTACCGACAAGACGAAGGGGCGGCACCCGTATCGGGTGCCGCCCCTTCGGGCGTTAGGAGGTACTAGTTGCCGTTGGCGTGGCCCAGCGCAGCCATGTTGGCCGCCCCGGACAGGCTCGCCAGCGTCTCGCGGACACCGTGGAGCTGGGCGTTGATGCTGTCCCGACGGTGGGTCAGCGCAGCCACCTCACGCTCCGCCTCCATCTGCAGCTTCTCGGCGCGGGCACAGGTCTCGCTGACCAGCTCGACGGCCGCCGCACGCGCGGCCTCGATCAGCGCCTGGGCAGCGCGCTGCGAGTCCTCGGTGATGGTGATCGACTCGGTCTTCAGCTGGGCGGCCAGCTGCGCGGTCTCCTGCAGGCGACGCTCCGCACTCTCCTGACGGGTCACCACGTCGCGCTCGAACTGCTCACGCTGCGCGGTCATCTTGGTCTCGACCTCGGTGGCCAGCTGCGCGCCCCGGGCGCGGGCGGATTCCACAACCTCGGCGGCACCGGCCGCGGTCTGCGAGGCCTTCTCGGCGCCCTGGTGGCGGATCATCTCCGACTCGCGACGAGCCTCGTCCATCATCCGCTCCATCGCCTCGCGGGCGGTCGCCTCGGCGCGCTGCGCCTCCGCGTCCATCCGCGCGTAGCCGGCCTCGCACTCGGCCTGGGCGGCGTCACGGTCGCGCTGGGCCATGGCGGCGGCCTCGTCGCACGCGCGACGACCGTCCTCGTCGGCCTCCCGCAGGATGCCCTCGAGCTTGCGCGAGAGGGTCACGTAGTAGGGGGCGCTCTCGCCGCGGGTCATCGCGCCGCGCATGCGGTTGATCTCGCGCTCCAGCTCGGCGGCGCGACGCTCGAAAGCCGCCTGCTCCGCGGCCAGCGCGGCCACCTTGGAGTCGACCGCGGTCCGCTCGTAGCCGCGCATCGCGGTGTCGAAGGTCGATGCGCTCGGGTTCATGGTCATGGTCACTGATCCTTATCAGCACGGGCACGGACAGGTCTGGCCTGGGCCGGCGGGCGGGTGCCGGCCGGGACTTCTTCTGACTCAACCAGAAGGGTTGCAGGGTTCGCGCGTGTACGCGGGAGATGGCGAAATTTCACGGCCTGAAATGGCAAATTTTTTTGACCAGCCGAGATCAAATATTGGCATTCTGGTCGCGAAATGCGGAATAGGCGAATTGTCTAGTTGGCGACCGAATTTCCGCTATGTCCGAATGCGTCTCACCCCGGGTG from Sporichthyaceae bacterium includes the following:
- the ftsE gene encoding cell division ATP-binding protein FtsE encodes the protein MIRLENVSKTYPSQDQPALRDVSLEIAKGEFVFLVGASGSGKSTFLRLVLKEERPTTGSIHVLGKDLSRLSNWKVPTLRRQIGTVFQDFRLLPNKTVNENVAFALEVLGKSRGVVRKVVPEVLELVGLADKADRMPDELSGGEQQRVAIARAFVNRPLILIADEPTGNLDPNTSVGIMKLLDRINRTGTTVLMATHDQAIVDQMRKRVIELELGRMVRDQHRGVYGYSA
- the ftsX gene encoding permease-like cell division protein FtsX; its protein translation is MRVSFVTSEITTGLRRNLTMTIAVVITTAVALSLFGLAMLTGKQVNTMKDYWYDKVEVSLFLCLPDSGTASCRSGVVTDSQRNEIRADLDKLRPLVAEVFYESKTQAYERFKQQFKGSSIADNITPEQMPESFRVKLSDPTKYDIIYSAFNGRPGIEQVQDQRKVLQPFFRVLHAVSVGALLLAGIILAAALLLIINTIRISAFSRRRETSIKRLVGASNLSIRLPFILEGAVAGGIGAVLATVLVVLAKWAGVDHYLEPNFQFTAWISWSAVVSTVPWLFLFGVGVSSLVSAITLRRYLRV
- a CDS encoding M23 family metallopeptidase — translated: MTALIMAVLGATGAPAALAHDGGDPGARKRKVDSKVHTLHQQVNDSATKVASASTALATANAQLPHARAALTSARGAQVAAQSAAAAATARVTATAMETLRVARVYDNISADLLGHRDAAGALARQAYEGGDMARLGMVLGARSPEDFTSGLAYVQAVSRSERLILQTLDGYQRELAMREAKLAALKIAAGSAQHDAADAAIRSVAATTTAAAASDAVDALVAQRTQALSDAQKLKAALEAEFAEERAESDRLARIIAARAAAARRALKGGRLPLGDGILSFPVIGPITSPFGMRYHPILHRWKLHTGTDFGVPTGTAVHTAMDGVVLQAYYNRAYGYRVIVDHGFVNGVYLVTTYNHMSRWIVHKGQHLRRGQVLGYSGATGWATGPHLHFEVLVDGKFTNPMRWLH
- the smpB gene encoding SsrA-binding protein SmpB, which produces MAREKGRKVIAQNKKARHDYHIEDVYEAGLVLTGTEVKSLRAGRASLVDGFATFRDGEMFLHAVHIPEYNQGTWTNHEPRRVRKLLLNRAEIDRWQQKTKDSGLTVVPLSLYFSDGRAKVEIALARGKKLHDKRQALAERQATREMARELNRRNRGGRERED
- a CDS encoding glycerophosphodiester phosphodiesterase family protein translates to MAIKGWGGKAARGLALAGLVAGSVLSFGAANASASHHGGLVIAHRGGYDRAPESTIAAISHSIRAGADGVEFDVRFTKDGVPVLMHDDTVTRTTNCRGFVDSFTYRELEHCDAGSWFSGRFRGERVPSLNTAMAFIRSHSNTLRAFVHVKDSSPSEAGRIVNTISANRMANDRTTIIGSTEATLRTMRAAGAGRVGYVFSNPDGWNTDWPVLIPYNVPVSSGLVARAERRGAEVFAVQDHPDSMSRIFGLGLTGLLANDLTEALDMMNGGSVPAHSSHRSHSSRGHSHSHAGSGGGDSHGHGGGGGGGGGF
- a CDS encoding glycerophosphodiester phosphodiesterase family protein — its product is MRRGPLIGTNLLVAALAMTPLLAWNASKAQGGTVPGAFHAADTGPVAKPTTYDLSYLQVIGHRGGNDWAPENTLAGLAHSFQTGAQAVEFDVHFSSDQVPVVMHDETLDRTTNCSGAVEKYTYAQLRHCVSKRGEPVPNLYEALAVVARAHGNAYVHVKQADTAAQARSIVAALNRYGLNDGHTTTTIADETAILDRLTKAGSKRCGLIFSRPSYWRAKYPVLIPFNTPITAALVARAQRAGHFVIAVQNRPIRVGTVPGLHLNGYMANSLGKALSTLADHTQSTTGSRGAAPVPHSDGFGKRPAERRDNDPRSGTAAA
- a CDS encoding glycerophosphodiester phosphodiesterase family protein; translated protein: MSKRQRCRPWGMGLLAGAVITTTALATGPAQAVRTHRMLIVAHRGGDDWGPESTLVTFRHAIAAGAQAIEFDVWWTADHIPVVMHDPTMNRTTNCRGPIADYTLAELEQCDAGGGQNVPTLDEALQVIAQGHILVFVHCKLVNNQWQAETIMGEIDKYGLNDGTWATTIADNPTILHRMYEAGSNHLGLVFNNPEGWDAPYPVLLAYNTVVTRRLVARAHRHGAFVMTVQNHGLTLDQLVHRNYGLDGFFANHIDQVLERLGRYRPTTDGPAGYSPTLSSNSDDGESSTGTGDS
- a CDS encoding glycerophosphodiester phosphodiesterase family protein, with the translated sequence MQDVQLKGAAVEVRTGRGRSGVALGVRAGLVLAVAAGTTLAGGTAAQAKSSPSLADLQIVGHRGGDDYGTVNSLNTLLHALSVADGIEFDVMFTKDHRTVVLHDALLETTTTNCHGDVSKITYAKLRTCKTQDGSRVPNIYEVLKAVAKEHKQAYVHVKVADTQSEANKVMRAINKYHLNDGKTVTTIASNTSILYRLKKAGSHRRGLVFNDPKYWDANYSVLVPYNVTVTPSLVAKAQQKGRFVVGVEGRPMSVGDVPALHLNGFMAMDLSRALLKLEGALADVNDQLKKLTPGSSGDTATGTGGA
- a CDS encoding cellulose-binding protein; translated protein: MTMNPSASTFDTAMRGYERTAVDSKVAALAAEQAAFERRAAELEREINRMRGAMTRGESAPYYVTLSRKLEGILREADEDGRRACDEAAAMAQRDRDAAQAECEAGYARMDAEAQRAEATAREAMERMMDEARRESEMIRHQGAEKASQTAAGAAEVVESARARGAQLATEVETKMTAQREQFERDVVTRQESAERRLQETAQLAAQLKTESITITEDSQRAAQALIEAARAAAVELVSETCARAEKLQMEAEREVAALTHRRDSINAQLHGVRETLASLSGAANMAALGHANGN